CATCAATAAGAAATTTTTCATTACCACTTTGCTGCATTGCTCGTTCAAGAAGCTTAACAGTTACCTCCGAAGGTACAATTTTTCCCTCCTTAATCATGTTCTCAATCATGGTCCTAAAAATTTAGAGAACCAGGTATTTAGAATCTAGAAGTGCAATAGAAGACGGTGAATTCCATAATCGTTAGGTttcactaaataaataaattccatAAATTATAATGGAAAAATTGATATTTGGATTAGTAGATTAACTAAAATTGAGCTTACATGTAACCAAAACATTCACATGCACAAGATAAATCAATGACTATATTTGGATCACCTTCATTTGCATGTGATTTGTCGAACCATGTTAAATCTGTGTATTTTGATAGTGATCCTGTGGCCGTGAcgttatttatttatgtgtttgatttattccGCATCAAATGGTATCAGTTCAGTTCAATACCTAACAAGTGGAATCAGAGCTGATTACCAAACAATATTGAACAAGTGACCATGAAATCAGGGGACAAGTGTACAGGAATATAGACTTCCCAAAGAAACAATGACATGGACACCATCTGTCAGTTCTTCAGCACCACTTGTACAAACAAAAAAAGTACACATCGCTTGCACTGTAAACAAGTTCATTAGGGGAAATGCTATCTCAAAGAAACAAGGAAAGGGAAACAAACGAGAACAATCTAAgctatttaagaattttttatatatataaataaactaTTTCAACTCAACTCAAATTAAGCTTTTTCCCCCACTATTTGAGGTTGACTATAAGGTTCCTTTTTCTTGATTATGCTCTACAAAGGGTCATAATTTTGGTCAAATAAgctttaagattttttttccaCACAAATTTGCAGAAAACCACCAACAGAGAAAGAAGGAATACAGCCCCCACAGGCGTAGCACGGATGGCAGTCAGGTAGCAGATTGCAGACAAGGATGCAGGCTCAAGTCATGGCAGCCGCAGTGTGGGAGTTTCATCCTCCTATGGGAGTGGCTCCTTGTGAGCACTATGCACTGTGCCTCTTATCTGGTGCGCCGCCGTGTACTGTGATTAACCCCTCCCATGTGCGCGGGGCAATGTGTGGGGGTTCCTTAAGGTGAGGGACTTCACCTTTTGCAGACAAAGAATACataggagaaaattttataggcTTCTCATTGTCCATTTAGGTCACTTGTTCTGGCTGCAGGGTGTCTCCAACAGTGGGATATCAACGTGAAGGCCCCAACTTGCTATTTTTCcttgttcttttttcttcattcattaATTGACAAGCAAGTCCAATGGATACAACCACTAACACATAGGTACACATAAAATGTATACcagaaaagaaaaccaaataaATCTACAGACAAAAGTTGGGATGATCGCTGATCATCTCTTGTTTTTAAGAGGCTTACCCATTTTCAGAACCAGACTTTATTTCTGCTCTGAGAAGATCACCAGCACTCAGATGGGTGTACCCAAAGTGTTGGACAATTTTTGCACACTGAGTTCCCTTTCCACTGCCTGGACCACCTGTTCAAAGTGTTGGGAGTAAGAAAAACCAGTCATTAAATAAGAAGTCCAAAATTAGAGCAGAAACTTTCAAGagaatgaaaacagaaaagagTCAAGAAAGCAGACCCTAGCAGAAAATTAATTTGTTCATTGTTAAATCGTACACAACAAGAAGCAGAAAGCAAGAAAACAGACCCATAGAAAAGCTAAAAGcaagtaaatgtttaatttttcaatGAGGTATATTAAATAGTCACCCACCTAAAAAGAACACAAGGAAAACACATCTGAGACAGATTTCGTTCATAGTATATTGCCTGGTGATGTAGACTTAAGATTAAGACTTAAGAGTATAAATAAAAGGCAAGCACTCACCCAAGACAAAAACAACCGTAACCTTCTTTTCACTTTTGACGTTCCCATTTGCTTCCTGCAAGCAAGTGTATTTTTCAGATGATAACTCTGCCATGAGCACGTGCTCGTGtgaaaaagatggaaaataatcaCTTGGAAGAGAAGCATACATGGTTAGGGGGAAAGTCTACATGAATTAACAGGTAAGGTCAGTAATATTCAACTGAATATGATCTAGTAAACAAATATAGACACAAGTAGTATAAAGTTACTATAACCTTCTTTTCACTTGGCaatcttccattttcttcctgCTTGCTTTCAAGTTTATTTTGGTCAGATAGGACTCAATCAAAAAGACAAAAACAGCTATTAACCCAAAACAGAAACAAATCTCACCTTCTTTTTAGTCAGCAAGCTTCCATTTTGTTCCTGCTGCAACCAATTGTATTTGTTGTCAGATGAAACTGAAAACCAAAGACAAAAAACAGTTTTTATTCTGAGACAGAAACAAATCTCACCTTTCCAGCTGGCAATCTTCCATTTGCTCCCTGCAATCAGGTCTATTTGTCAGATGGAACTCAAATTCAAAATGCATATGCATGCTCCCGGGTGCACCAAATAGATATCAATCATAAGAGAAGCATATCCGTGCATGGACAACAATCTTCAAGAAATTAGCTGGTAATATCAGTAATACTTTCCTGGATTGTATTTAGATCATTTAACCAATCAAAGGATTTGATTAAACATAGAAATATTAACACAACTAGCATTAGAGCTTACTTAAAAGTTTGATCATCAGTAAAATTTCTTTTACTGCATCTTTTTAATGAAACCACCAAGCATGCTACTGAACTAATATAAGTTAGTTGCTGGACATGGTCAAGAATGCCAAGTATATCAATGAACCATGTCCTATGAGGAGGAAAAAAAAGCAAAGCACTTGATAAGTATTTATCAGGTCCGAAAGTTCAAATTGTGAAATCACAGAGTTGCGTAACTGGCGTGTGATGAAACAAAATTCTGAAGAAAAAAGGACTTGCTAAAAATACatgcaaaaacaagaaaaaggaaaatatcaaaataccttGTTTGTGTTGGCGAAAATATTCCCCATGACTGTCAACAAAGTTGTAAACTATATTCTGTAGAGAAAAGAtaagaattaagataaaatacaacacaataaatccaAGCTAATGCAATTGTCAGTGAACAAAAGAATCCCATGGATTCCCTAAAAATGGTACTTCATGTGGACTGCTGACGACCAGTAATCACGATATCAATGATCATTCTAGTTCATATTTATATGCACAAATTATTTatgcatataatttttattttgaggtaagattttttattttatttattgttttatttgtgAACAAAACCATATTACTTCGTTCAAGCATCAGGAGAATGTAATAACCGGCTGATTCATGTCAAAACAGAGTCTGAAACATAAAAATAGAAAGCATTGGGCTAATTACAGAAGACCAACGAGCTCATTGTCTTCCATTTCAACATTTCAAACAGCAATCACTGATCCTTGGGTTGTTATAAACAAGAATTGAGTGAGGGAAGCATATTAATACCAAGCAGAATCTCATCATCTTAACAACCTATACATGTTATGATCGCCAAACTGCTACCAAAAAACATTGTGGAATGCTCTCATATTGGTTAACTGTCAATACATGACCCCATTTCGTTGCCATAATATATctaaagagaaagaagtaaCAGCCTGACTCTTCGACTCATCCAAACCCCCCGTAACCACTACATACATATgcctatacatacatacatacagagATCAAATTTGCGGAGTGTGATAATGAAACACCCCAAATTTGAGAAGAACACGCGGTACAAGTAAGCAGAAGTGGAGAAATGAGACTCAGAGTAGAAGACACGAACTCCTCCTCACAGAATTGGATAAGATCTAAAGCAGAGAGAGACAGGAAACATCAAGAACTGAATAGAGTGAGTTGAGTGGGATCATCAGTAGGCGAACCAAAGCCAAATAATACCACGAAATTCAAGAAAACGAAGAAAAAGGACTGAATGAATTAGAGGACACTGTGAATGATTCTGTGAGAACTCCACCTGGAAAGAGAGGAACCCTTGTTCGAGCGTCAGCAGAGAGCGCGCGCGCaagcgagcgagcgagagagagatcAGATCGATCTGAGCAAAATACCAGAACAAGAGAGCGAGTAGCAAATACGctttccctctccctctctctctcgggaACGGAGAACTTCTATGGTACCAACGGTATATCGGTTGCGTCGGTGAATTTGGGCCATTGGATTCAGCCAGGCCAAATTACAGTTACTGATCTCGTTTGAATGGCAAGTTACTTTAGCCGGTAATATCTTTGTAGGGTCTTCgtaaaatttcttcaaaatattggGGCTATGTTGTAAGAATTGCAAATTTTGTCAATTCAGTAAGTCATATAAGTAGGTGTATGATACAAAATGTTAAATAGTAAAACATCAATATGTCCTAATATGAACATATAGAGATAATAATAGTGTTAAGATAGATGAATTattatataagaaaagatattaTCGTTATATTTTGTGTCAAATTAGtccttgtattttaaaaataatctaaaaagtcaattgtatttttaaaaaatctagaatttacCATTGTACTTTAGTTTATGGACCAAATTGACCATTACATTTTAAAGAGGGtcacataaattattatattattaaatttaacacGAACTATTATGATAGATGTAAATGtcacattattttaatttcattaataggattaattgaacatatttttcattaattttgaaaaaatattatatttaataatattttttaataaaatttatatttttataataataaatagaatttGATCATGAATATTTATTAACTTTTAAAAGTAAGTTATTGaaccaaataaagaaaaacGGCTAAAGAAGATCATCAAATAAAAGCGTAAAAGGAAACAACCATCCATTGGCCTTTCAAGAATTTTCATGGGATTGTCTCCAGGACACGGGTCAAATAATCGGGCCATAATAAATTAGGATTCGCACTAATAGGTCATGAATTTAATCATCGCTCTACGCAGTGAAACAAAGTCTCACACCTATGATTTACCTCATCTATCAAAATCAAGAACATAAATAACAGAAGTCGCACAAGAACTATCATCCCAAGAATCTTCTTAGAATTGCTTAGCTTTAAAATGACTCTAGTACAAAAGTCTAAAAGGTTGTCAAATCAAAGCCTCTTGCTCTCTTTACTTCATATCACTGTTCAACTGAGtgactaaaatataaaaataatcaaattacaCATTGACCCCTCAATGTTGTTTGAATACCTCTAAATATCGACATTCTtttgaacatatttttaaattaattttttattaaagaaataaatattaatttttagaaatatttttaaacccaGGGATTCCTTAAGCCAAAGATTCCAAATAATATATAACCTTAGTCACAGACATGTTCTAAATTCTTAGTGCTATGCAACTTTTTTTGGTAATAAGATTAAACTAAATCCCATTAACAATGAAACACTTGtaaagttaataataataaaggtaAATTATACTCAATATGcatcttttaaaaagataaagataaagaagagaatgataaagatggagaagagaagataaaaagataaagatatctctttctctttttttttgaaacttttgtCAACTAGAAGATGTATCAGTGTTAAAATTCAATTCGACGATGTTAGGGTTTATTTTGCCGACCTAGGGTGGTCGATTGTTGGTCATCAACCACTACTagtttatttcattttgtttttttttccatcaACTCTCTTTCTTACCTTCTTTTCTTACTTACTAAAGAATAGAACAACCATGGTTATTCTTTAATGATATATCAAATCGACTGTGTTCTCTGATAagacaaaaaagagagaaaaacaaatagtttaaataattaaagaactATGATGCACGGAAACGTTCTAGGAGTGCGATTTTGAcgcttttgaaatatttattgtACTGAAACGCCAAGAAACACCAAACAAATGTTTTTACGATCGTttctataatttcaaaaatgtttTGACACTGATtcataataatagtaaaaaaatatcaaaaatgtgtttttgtctATGAAGAGGTTAgaatttttaagttataattttctatattaaaaattaaaaaaaattagttgcaGACCATGCTCTTTGATGAAGATGCCAATGAGAccatagagaaagagaatgatgaagTAGAAAACTTCTTATAAATTacattatatttgattattttattttttaaaatttattatttatttttaattaataagttatGATTCATGAATAATAGACTATCTTATATTTGTTCAAAtgtattatagaatttatatttatttttagattgaataactattttttatattaaaaattatatttacaaaagaccagtatatttttttacatatgcGTTTTTGTTTcctactttttaaaaaaataccatttatcCGTTTCCGTTTTCATATTATATtcgttttctatttttattttcatgcaagCTAATTAGGGAAAAATGGTTTCTTTTTTACCtaatttttaaatgacaaaGGGTTTTGTCATTTCTCAAACATCAAGGTTATCTTTGTCATTTTGCCAACTCTCAAGAGATGTTAAGTGTAATTTGcccataataataagaagattTGGGggaatatatataatgaaaagagaTATATGTGTgttcatatatatgtgtgtgtgtgtttatattatatatatatatatataaaattaattttgtggtTATGAACATTGATTGTGGATATGAAGGTGATGGGCCTTCTCTTGTCTTGCTTATATAAATTTTCCATGGTACAACAGGAGAGCTGCCCTTTAGCTTATTTGACTGAAAAGGGCATATTTCCATTTGCTCCACATTTTAACATGTGAATCCTCTTCAATTGAGTGTTACAAGAAGAGGGAAATCCTTCTTCTTTAATTGCTTATTCAATGGTGTCTGttatatactaaattttaatttcaatttgataattaatttgagatttttatcagaattaatgtttatttattctATAAATTTCTCACGTGATTTGttaactttgtttcttttttcttaggATGTCTATCCTTACGGGAGCCCTCGTTGTTCGATCTCACGATTTTTGACAGACTTTAAGGAGCCCTCGTTGCTCGATCTCACGATTTTTGACagactttattttttttttcttcttctataatTCACAAGAGTTTCTTTTTAACTCgcaataatttttacttttatttttgttttctttgttattttcattaacATGCTGCttctttttagttatttttacttcaagaagaaaaggaagatgaTGATAAtattaaggaaaatgctattggtacactcattttgtacattttgggctacataagggagtattatgacaaaaaaatccctCATAAGGCGCATGTGAGACGCAGGGTATTTGAGTCAtaatattttggtcataatattaTGTAgctcaaaatatacaaaatgaatGTACATGAttctaatattaatataaatttaaggtTTCCATACCATGCCTATTGGGCTCATCAGGAGCCCAAGGCCCTTGGCATGCAGTGTTGGGCCAGGTCTAGTTTAAGGGAGAAAAATTGCATCTTGTatttttaagtagcatttgttaaaatgagtaaaataaaattatattaaaataagattagaaTAGTTTTCAGACtaagatataaaatgatcaagataaatttataaaaatttttaaaatttttatcaatttatttattaaattttttaaaatatacaaaagaaCACATACGttatttgtttgaaataaatttagcaaatataatgaaaaatacttttgtttaaaatactttttatatttcactttttttttatctatatcttaattaacaaacattatcttaatatttagattttaatatttttaaagttctaAAAATGGCATTAATTTTGTTGAGTTTAAAGAACTTGTTACACTAAAGCCCTTACAGTTAGTTAACTCCAGTTAAACCTTTGAATACTACAAAAATACCTTGATCTATTTGTCactctttccctttctctcatTGTTCAGGATTtgatagttaaaaaaaaaaaaaaaaaagataatggaAGTCTTGATTTTAATCCAGCCTATCATTTACAAATGATTTTACATAAATCATGTTatttgtacatcatttttgtacatcttaaaTTACACAGAAAAAagatattatgactaaaatactcCTCGCTTTCATGCGTCTCACGAAGaactttttatcattaatattcTTTTGTATAGCCCAagatatacataaaaatatactaataacatttttttttatacataattcACTGGCTAGGGTCCTTCGACCCCAGCCATGGGACAACCATGGCATTTAGTTCGGCCGCCATGGCCAGTAATTTTTTAATCAGTTCATGAGGGGCATCACTGCGAAGCAATTAAGAACTTCATACACATCATACCAGAAGCAAGAGGCAGAAGCAGAATTTACACATTTTTACAgagcaaattataaaaaagtagtcgacagaagaaacgCCGGAAGAGAACTAGGAAACGCATAAAAGAATTTCAGTTGTCCACTCACACTCAACATCAACACTGCAAAACGTTCATATTACTACTGGTGAACCCACAGGAAGATGGATTCTACACAcaatccattttcttcttctgctACCTActactttttcttcttgttcttgataTGTTTTGCCAATTTCATCGGGCCCAGGACACAGAATCGATCTCATCCCTTGCTGCCCTGTACAGTTCGAGCCTTTTCGCGCACTGCTGCCGCCTCTCCATCAACGCCGGATCTTCGTCTAGCAGCTGCGCAAGCTGTTTACCCTGAAAGATTGTGGGGATCAACCTCAACATCAGTTTCGTGAAAAAAAGGGCATATTCATAGCTGAACATCAACACATACGTAGATTGAGATGGGTTTTTCTTGTCAGCATCAAagatgtgtaattttttttgtttttcaccaGATCTATTAATCATCGTTTATTTGAACTATGAGAAGATAATGCTGGTGTCGCACGTGCGTGTATGTGTGTGCAGGGGCAGATCAGGGGGGAAGCCACTGGCTGCAGCCCTCCCTCAAATCTTCCCTGGGATTTGGACTATttgggaggggaggggaggggagctGAAATCACTGATGAATCTGGGGCAGCCCTGGATCCGCCCCCGCGCgcgtgtgtgagagagagagagaggagagagagagagtacctcTTTCTTGCCAATCTGCGTGTAgaaataattgagtaatgatTGTTTGGCCTCCCGAACCTGACAATAAACCACCGCCTTTGGAAGGGTGATCTTGAGCGTCTCAGCCACCATACTGATATAAGAAGACACATTCAATGCTATCCTCCTGAAATGCCCCTCCGTGTAGCGATCCACAGTAGGGGCAACAGCTGGATTTCCTCCCTTTTCCACCTCTTGGGGCAGTCTCCTGAAGAAATCAACCGTCAGGTATGAAGATTCCATGTCCACCAGTCTTATGACTGTCTTCCTACTCTCCTCCCGAAACTTTTCCAGGGCTgcaccagcagcagcagctatTTCAGCTTGCAGAGTGGGAAACCGCCTCAGCTCCTATCCAATTGCGTACACAAAAAAGTTGAAACACACTTTTCAATCAATAAGGGCAGTAGCGCTTCTTTTTGATAAACACTAGGAAATAACGAGGAGGTTCACCTTAGTTTCTCCAATTGACTTCCTTACAAGTTCCTTCAGAACAAAGTGAACCtacacatgaaaataattataggTTGGATATGAATTTAGATGCAAGTTCTGGACACACTTGGAAGAAAAAACCAGCAAAATGGTAGACAAAACTACTACTGACAGCATCGACTGAAGCTTCAGCTGGGCCTCTAAAATAGTTTAATGCACCATCAATTAGTCGTCGATAACCTTGCTCTGGTGCGATCAAGTGAGGTTGGTAACCATCTGCTTCTGAAACAATTCGTCTCACATTCTGCAGGGAAAGATGGTGATCAAATGGAAGCTTCCTCATAGCAGCAGGTAGCTGGTTATCAAATACTCCATAGATCCGGTCACCTCCAGGTCGACTAAGATGAAAAAACCAAAGCACACGTATAAATTGGACATCTAAGCAAAGGTTTCAGGAAAACGAAAATGCATTCACAGTCAAGTATCAAAATTAAGTATTTTAAGTACTGTATCCCAGTTGTAAAAGTGAACATAATCTATATAGCAGCTTCAGAAAGGTCATGAACCCCAATCTAAAGCGAGTCCCCAGTGCATGAGGAGGCTCCCCAATCGGTTTCCAGAAAATATAGGGTTCCATATATACATAGGATTCTAGCTGACATGGAACACAAGGTTTTGAAGGGAGCGAGgcatattttctcaaatatctaGGGGGCCAGCCAATaaacagttaaaaaaattaCCTACATTTTGCAGGtaataatagattttttttaacactAAAAAGGCCAGATGCACGGATGTTCTTTCCCCTTAATTCCGCCAGTGTGTTGCATTTGGCCTCGTCTACTCATGCTTATCATCCTAGACTTTCTGACTTGGTCAATTTTAACTAAGCTTATTTGTTGGTTGTTCGTTGAATTGAAGatcttttatttgttgactTATTCAAAACTTTGCTGGAAGATCTTATTATCTcaatttttatacttattttaattttaaatgggtaACATTGGGGGACCATTGCTATCCCTAATTGAAACTGGCGTTATCCTCCATTATCCAGTTAATGACTTGATTTTCGGTTCTGATTTATGGTGATAAAATCTCTCTACAACACCCACCTCATTATAATCATTCTCCTCTTCAAGATGCTCTATTATACTACCCTTCTTCTGAGTCATTAGTCAATTGCTgggttattatatttttctttgttgctcCTGATATCTTCACAATGTGAGTGCACACTTGTGAAAAGTGTCCAATATATCCTGAGAAGTAGTTGCCATAACCTAGTTCACCGAGAAATAGTCTCTGAGAGACATCTACCTTTAAGGAAGGTGTTCTTGACATGCCTTGAACAATATCATTACAGCCTTATCTCTCCAATTTTTTCCAACAATCTTAAACGTAGATTTTGCCCAAGAGACAATGTTTCAGTGAAGTAGATTATGGCAACAACCTGCCAGGATACATAGGATTGCTGATAGAACCCTTACACGATTGATTGAATTTAGCACTAGAACAGTATGAATTCTTCGATTACAGAAACTTACAGCAATAGCTATGAGCgaatataaacaaaagaaagcaaaattGACCTATTCAAGAGGGCCTCACTCTCCAACGActtcttccaaaattttccAGATCCTCTCTATCTCCTTCCTCCCTCCCCTTTTATACCTATTCCTCATTCTGTTTCAGCCACGTGAATGATGAATGAATATTCCCCTCTAACCAACTTCTAACTCTTTTGACCCTGAATCAATTCCCTTGGTTGCCCCTATTGTTCCCCTCCTTTTACGCCTTTGATAGGTGTGACTAACAGAAGTCCTAACAATACTCCTGCCCACAAGTTTCACCTTgtgagaaaattcaagaaacTGATGCAGAATCTGATGATAGGCTCTAGGGGTGGCAACCCCTTCCATTGTATAAGAACCTCAAGGCTCCGTAGATTCTTTCCCCAGCTCGGCCTTACACCCAAAAGAAATTCCAGTTGCACCTTCATTTCCCACTCAGCTGTTAACTGGTCGGGAAATTTGGTCGTTTCCCGCACCGCTCCTTCGCTTTGCAAAGCTAGGAGACATGGAATATAGGGTGGATCACACAAGAAGGTGATAGAGACACCTTCTCCACTACAAAAGGCCCGTAGAACTTAGGTGACAGTTTCTCATTCACCCGAGTAGCCAATGTCTTCTGCCTATAAGGGCGAATTTTAACATAAACCAGATCACCCCCCTCAAATTTCACATCCCTCCTTTTATCTGTTGTTTCCTTCATCCTTGCTTGCGCATGCAACAGTTGGGACTGCAACTCTTCCAAAACAGAATCTCGCTCCAACAACTGTTGTTCAATAATAGAAACAGCAGTGGTGCCCTTCTCAAACCTCAATACTAGGGGAGGTTCATGCCCATAGACTATCTAGAATGGAGTCAATCTAGAAGAGACATGGAAGAAGTGTTATACTAATATTCTGCCCATGGCAGCCAGCTGTACCATGCCTAGGCTTAGAGGAGGAGAAGCAACGAAAGTATGTCTTCGAGGTGCGATTTAAGACCTTCATCGGACTGAGGATAAGATGTGCTTCTATTCAATTGAGTGCCTTGCAGCCTGAATAATTCTTCTCAAAAATGGCTAAcaaaaattctatctctatcAGAAACAATAGAATTTGGAACCCTATATAACCGTACAATCTCCTTCACAAAAATCCCCATAACACTAGCCGCTGTAAAAGGGTGTTTTAAGGCAATAAAATGTTTGTCGATCCACTACCATCAAGATAGTATCCATCCCTGCTGACTTGGGTAACCCTTCGACGAAATTCATGGACACATCTTCCCAAACTTGACTAGGAACTGGAAGCGGCTACAACAACCCACCGGGTGATAAAGCCTCATATTTATTCTACTGGCACACACAACATTGCTAGACATATTGTTAAATGTCTCGCTTCATCCCCACCCAATACACATTGGCGGCTATCCTCTTATAAGTCTTGAGTGACCCCCAACTAGTCCATCATGCCCTTCCTTCAACATTAACGGAATTAAAGCAAACCCTTTAGGAAGATACAGCCTGCGCTTGAATAACAAATGGCCATCCACCACTACAAAGTTGGGTTTGTTAGAAGGATAGT
The Diospyros lotus cultivar Yz01 chromosome 12, ASM1463336v1, whole genome shotgun sequence DNA segment above includes these coding regions:
- the LOC127814259 gene encoding UMP-CMP kinase 3-like isoform X2, encoding MGNIFANTNKGANGRLPAGKEQNGSLLTKKKEENGRLPSEKKEANGNVKSEKKVTVVFVLGGPGSGKGTQCAKIVQHFGYTHLSAGDLLRAEIKSGSENGTMIENMIKEGKIVPSEVTVKLLERAMQQSGNEKFLIDGFPRNEENRAAFETVTGIQPKFVLFFDCPAEEMERRILSRNQGRDDDNIDTIRKRFKVYMESSLPVIEYYNSKGKVRKIDAAKPVEEVFEAVKAVFTPLNEKAVLQAV
- the LOC127814259 gene encoding UMP-CMP kinase 3-like isoform X4, encoding MGNIFANTNKGANGRLPAGKEQNGSLLTKKKEANGNVKSEKKVTVVFVLGGPGSGKGTQCAKIVQHFGYTHLSAGDLLRAEIKSGSENGTMIENMIKEGKIVPSEVTVKLLERAMQQSGNEKFLIDGFPRNEENRAAFETVTGIQPKFVLFFDCPAEEMERRILSRNQGRDDDNIDTIRKRFKVYMESSLPVIEYYNSKGKVRKIDAAKPVEEVFEAVKAVFTPLNEKAVLQAV
- the LOC127814259 gene encoding UMP-CMP kinase 3-like isoform X3 — translated: MGNIFANTNKGANGRLPAGKQEQNGSLLTKKKEANGNVKSEKKVTVVFVLGGPGSGKGTQCAKIVQHFGYTHLSAGDLLRAEIKSGSENGTMIENMIKEGKIVPSEVTVKLLERAMQQSGNEKFLIDGFPRNEENRAAFETVTGIQPKFVLFFDCPAEEMERRILSRNQGRDDDNIDTIRKRFKVYMESSLPVIEYYNSKGKVRKIDAAKPVEEVFEAVKAVFTPLNEKAVLQAV
- the LOC127814259 gene encoding UMP-CMP kinase 3-like isoform X1 — encoded protein: MGNIFANTNKGANGRLPAGKQEQNGSLLTKKKEENGRLPSEKKEANGNVKSEKKVTVVFVLGGPGSGKGTQCAKIVQHFGYTHLSAGDLLRAEIKSGSENGTMIENMIKEGKIVPSEVTVKLLERAMQQSGNEKFLIDGFPRNEENRAAFETVTGIQPKFVLFFDCPAEEMERRILSRNQGRDDDNIDTIRKRFKVYMESSLPVIEYYNSKGKVRKIDAAKPVEEVFEAVKAVFTPLNEKAVLQAV